The Micromonospora sp. NBC_01740 genome includes a window with the following:
- a CDS encoding ABC transporter ATP-binding protein: MTSTTTMPRSATGSVALHGVTKVYGRGANAVVALDGVSLDVAPGEFVCLVGASGCGKSTLLNLVAGLDRPSGGRITLDEGVDPGLMFQEPALFPWLTVEGNVEVPLKLRGLPRAARRDRVAELLGTVHLADFGRKRPHELSGGMRQRVALARTLALDTPVLLMDEPFGALDAMTRDILHDELERIWTERRLTVIFVTHNVREAARLADRIILLSSRPGRIIWSTPVDVPRPRRIDSPEVAAIAAEVTGRLRTEVGRHGR; encoded by the coding sequence ATGACGTCGACCACGACGATGCCACGCAGCGCGACCGGCTCGGTCGCGCTGCACGGCGTCACCAAGGTGTACGGGCGTGGGGCGAACGCCGTCGTCGCCCTGGACGGGGTCTCCCTCGACGTCGCGCCCGGCGAGTTCGTCTGCCTGGTCGGGGCCTCCGGCTGCGGCAAGAGCACCCTGCTCAACCTGGTCGCCGGCCTCGACCGGCCCAGCGGCGGGCGGATCACCCTCGACGAGGGCGTCGACCCGGGACTGATGTTCCAGGAGCCCGCCCTCTTCCCCTGGCTCACCGTCGAGGGCAACGTCGAGGTGCCGCTGAAGCTGCGCGGGCTGCCCCGGGCGGCGCGGCGGGACCGGGTCGCCGAGCTGCTCGGCACGGTCCACCTGGCCGACTTCGGCCGCAAGCGCCCGCACGAACTGTCCGGCGGCATGCGCCAGCGGGTGGCGCTGGCCCGCACCCTCGCCCTGGACACGCCGGTGCTGCTGATGGACGAGCCGTTCGGCGCGCTCGACGCGATGACCCGGGACATCCTGCACGACGAGCTGGAACGGATCTGGACCGAGCGGCGACTCACCGTGATCTTCGTGACGCACAACGTCCGCGAGGCGGCCCGGCTCGCCGACCGGATCATCCTGCTCTCCAGCCGGCCCGGCCGGATCATCTGGTCCACCCCGGTCGACGTGCCCCGGCCGCGCCGCATCGACTCCCCCGAGGTCGCCGCGATCGCCGCCGAGGTCACCGGCCGCCTGCGTACGGAGGTGGGCCGCCATGGCCGGTGA
- a CDS encoding ABC transporter substrate-binding protein encodes MRRLPMRRWVSLATLAVVGVATLGTAAACGDDSEGAGGGSGPTTLRLGYFPNITHAPAVVGVEKGIFAEKLGGDVKLETKTFNAGPAAIEAIFSGALDATYIGPNPTVNAFSKSKGEAVRVISGAASGGVALVVKPEITSVEQLRGKKISTPQLGNTQDVAIRYWLKEKGLTTTKEGGGDVKIVPQENAQTVETFNSGAIDGAWVPEPFVSRLVNAGGKVLVDERDLWPDRKFVITNLIVSTKFLKEHPDVVKKLVEGQVAANEFVNTKPDETHQAISDHIGKISGKPLDLKLIKQAWPTLEFTNDPIATSLKTGLDHAVAVGLTQPVSLDGLYDLTHLNEVLKGQGKPEVVQP; translated from the coding sequence ATGAGACGGCTCCCCATGCGTCGGTGGGTCTCCCTGGCCACCCTCGCCGTCGTCGGCGTGGCGACCCTGGGCACCGCCGCCGCCTGCGGCGACGACAGCGAGGGCGCAGGCGGCGGCTCCGGCCCGACGACGCTGCGGCTCGGCTACTTCCCCAACATCACCCACGCGCCGGCCGTGGTCGGCGTGGAGAAGGGCATCTTCGCCGAGAAACTCGGCGGCGACGTCAAGCTGGAGACGAAGACCTTCAACGCCGGCCCCGCCGCCATCGAGGCGATCTTCTCCGGCGCGCTCGACGCGACGTACATCGGCCCGAACCCCACCGTGAACGCCTTCTCGAAGTCGAAGGGCGAGGCCGTCCGGGTCATCTCCGGCGCGGCCTCCGGCGGCGTCGCGCTCGTGGTCAAGCCCGAGATCACCTCGGTGGAGCAGCTCCGGGGCAAGAAGATCTCCACCCCGCAGCTGGGCAACACCCAGGACGTGGCCATCCGCTACTGGCTCAAGGAGAAGGGCCTCACGACGACCAAGGAGGGCGGCGGCGACGTCAAGATCGTCCCGCAGGAGAACGCCCAGACGGTGGAGACCTTCAACAGCGGGGCCATCGACGGCGCCTGGGTGCCCGAGCCGTTCGTGTCCCGGCTGGTCAACGCGGGCGGCAAGGTGCTCGTCGACGAGCGCGACCTCTGGCCGGACCGGAAGTTCGTGATCACCAACCTGATCGTCAGCACCAAGTTCCTCAAGGAACACCCGGACGTGGTCAAGAAGCTGGTCGAGGGTCAGGTGGCGGCCAACGAGTTCGTCAACACCAAGCCCGACGAGACGCACCAGGCCATCTCCGACCACATCGGAAAGATCAGCGGCAAGCCGCTCGACCTCAAGCTGATCAAGCAGGCCTGGCCGACGCTGGAGTTCACCAACGACCCGATCGCCACGTCGCTGAAGACCGGGCTCGACCACGCCGTCGCGGTCGGGCTGACCCAGCCGGTCAGCCTCGACGGTCTCTACGACCTCACCCACCTGAACGAGGTGCTCAAGGGCCAGGGCAAGCCCGAGGTCGTCCAACCATGA
- a CDS encoding M16 family metallopeptidase, giving the protein MAARRSRIPATKYPVERFTLDNGLRVVLTPDRSAPVIGVAVVYDVGIRSEPEGRTGFAHLFEHLMFQGSENLEKLAHFRHVQGAGGTFNGSTHLDYTDYFETLPSNALERALFLEADRMRGPRLTEENLRNQVDVVKEEIRVNVLNRPYGGFPWLTLPPVMFDTFPNAHDGYGSFVDLESATVPDAADFFRRYYASGNAVLAVSGDIDVAEATTLIERHFGDVPARPAPKRPDFTEPDLTEERRTSYTDELAPLPAVAGAWRVPDPITDFAAYLPYVVLAEVLTDGDASRLVERLVQRDRAVTSLGGYVGFMGDPFDVRDPTALLLQAHLPPGGDVDKVLRTIDEELDRLATDGVAEGELARTQARMATHLLRDTDAVLGRALQMAVLEQQRGEPGLLNDLPRLVGEVTDEQVRAAAATLRPERRASIEVIPGGAR; this is encoded by the coding sequence GTGGCGGCGCGGAGATCGAGAATTCCAGCGACGAAGTACCCGGTAGAGCGGTTCACGCTCGACAACGGCCTGCGGGTGGTCCTGACCCCCGACCGCAGCGCCCCGGTGATCGGGGTGGCGGTCGTCTACGACGTCGGCATCCGCTCCGAACCCGAGGGGCGTACCGGCTTCGCCCACCTCTTCGAGCACCTCATGTTCCAGGGCTCCGAGAACCTGGAGAAGCTGGCGCACTTCCGGCACGTGCAGGGGGCGGGCGGCACCTTCAACGGCTCCACCCACCTGGACTACACCGACTACTTCGAGACCCTGCCGAGCAACGCCCTGGAGCGGGCGCTGTTCCTGGAGGCCGACCGGATGCGCGGCCCCCGGCTGACCGAGGAGAACCTGCGCAACCAGGTCGACGTGGTCAAGGAGGAGATCCGGGTCAACGTCCTCAACCGCCCGTACGGCGGCTTTCCCTGGCTGACCCTGCCGCCGGTCATGTTCGACACCTTCCCGAACGCGCACGACGGCTACGGATCCTTCGTCGACCTGGAGTCGGCCACCGTCCCCGACGCCGCCGACTTCTTCCGCCGCTACTACGCGAGCGGCAACGCGGTGCTGGCGGTCAGCGGCGACATCGACGTAGCCGAGGCGACCACGCTGATCGAGCGGCACTTCGGCGACGTGCCGGCGCGTCCCGCCCCGAAGCGGCCCGACTTCACCGAGCCCGACCTGACCGAGGAGCGGCGCACCTCGTACACCGACGAGTTGGCCCCGCTGCCGGCGGTGGCAGGCGCCTGGCGGGTGCCCGACCCGATCACCGACTTCGCCGCCTACCTGCCGTACGTCGTGCTGGCCGAGGTGCTCACCGACGGCGACGCGTCCCGGCTGGTCGAGCGGCTGGTCCAGCGGGACCGGGCGGTGACCAGCCTCGGCGGCTACGTCGGCTTCATGGGCGACCCGTTCGACGTGCGGGACCCGACGGCGCTGCTGCTCCAGGCGCACCTGCCGCCCGGCGGGGACGTGGACAAGGTGCTGCGCACCATCGACGAGGAGCTGGACCGGCTGGCCACCGACGGCGTGGCCGAGGGGGAACTGGCCCGCACCCAGGCCCGGATGGCGACCCACCTGCTGCGCGACACCGACGCGGTGCTCGGCCGGGCGTTGCAGATGGCCGTGCTGGAGCAGCAGCGCGGCGAGCCGGGGCTGCTCAACGACCTGCCCCGGCTCGTCGGCGAGGTCACCGACGAGCAGGTCCGCGCCGCCGCGGCCACCCTGCGGCCCGAGCGCCGCGCGTCCATCGAGGTCATCCCAGGAGGGGCCCGGTGA
- a CDS encoding M16 family metallopeptidase, which produces MSVTAPAAPRALPPLGPNRRLKLPKQAERTLGNGLTVIAVRRPAVPLVEVRLWMPFGRAHLARGAVLAQTLLSGTGTMSSVQIAAELQKVGGGLSAGIDPDRLMLSGAGLVTGLDRMLEILAEVLTDAAYPNDDVATERDRLVDRIHVARSQPAHLARTALLRRVYGSHPYAVQTPEPEAVRAVRPGALRALHAQRVHPADAVLVLVGDVQPDRALDAAEKALSGWTGAGHTADLPPAPPLEPGPLLLVDRPGAVQSSLRIALPAVPRTHPDHAALQLANLIFGGYFSSRWVENIREDKGYTYGGHSLVEHSVAGSVLVAAVDVATEVTGPALLETTYELGRLASLPPREDELEQARQYALGTLQLGMSTQAGLASLTSAYAGSGLRLEFLAEHAARLAKATVADVAEAAARYLAPAQAVTVVLGDAERIGPQVAALAPVTTEPARP; this is translated from the coding sequence GTGAGCGTGACCGCACCGGCCGCGCCCCGGGCGCTGCCGCCGCTCGGCCCGAACCGCAGGCTCAAGCTGCCGAAGCAGGCCGAGCGCACGCTGGGCAACGGGCTGACCGTGATCGCCGTACGCCGGCCGGCGGTGCCGCTGGTGGAGGTGCGGCTGTGGATGCCGTTCGGCCGCGCCCACCTCGCCCGGGGCGCCGTGCTCGCGCAGACCCTGCTCTCCGGCACGGGGACCATGTCCAGCGTGCAGATCGCGGCCGAGTTGCAGAAGGTCGGCGGCGGGCTCTCCGCCGGGATCGACCCGGACCGGCTGATGCTCTCCGGCGCCGGGCTGGTCACCGGGCTGGACCGGATGCTGGAGATCCTCGCCGAGGTGCTGACCGACGCGGCCTACCCGAACGACGACGTCGCCACGGAGCGGGACCGGCTGGTGGACCGGATCCACGTGGCGCGGAGCCAGCCGGCGCACCTGGCCCGCACCGCCCTGCTCCGGCGGGTCTACGGCAGCCACCCGTACGCGGTGCAGACCCCCGAACCGGAGGCGGTCCGGGCGGTCCGGCCGGGAGCGCTGCGGGCCCTGCACGCCCAGCGGGTGCACCCCGCCGACGCCGTGCTGGTGCTGGTCGGTGACGTGCAGCCGGACCGGGCGCTGGACGCCGCCGAGAAGGCACTGTCCGGGTGGACCGGCGCCGGGCACACCGCCGACCTGCCGCCCGCCCCGCCGCTGGAGCCCGGGCCGCTGCTGCTGGTCGACCGCCCGGGGGCGGTGCAGTCCTCGCTGCGGATCGCGTTGCCGGCGGTGCCCCGCACCCACCCGGACCACGCCGCGCTGCAACTGGCCAATCTGATCTTCGGCGGCTACTTCTCCTCCCGCTGGGTGGAGAACATCCGCGAGGACAAGGGCTACACGTACGGAGGGCACTCCCTCGTCGAGCACTCGGTGGCCGGGTCGGTGCTGGTCGCCGCCGTCGACGTGGCCACCGAGGTCACCGGGCCGGCGCTGCTGGAGACGACGTACGAACTCGGCCGGCTGGCCTCCCTCCCGCCCCGCGAGGACGAGCTGGAGCAGGCCCGCCAGTACGCCCTCGGCACCCTCCAGCTCGGGATGTCCACCCAGGCCGGGCTCGCCTCGCTGACCAGCGCGTACGCCGGCAGCGGGCTGCGCCTGGAGTTCCTGGCCGAGCACGCCGCCCGGCTGGCGAAGGCGACCGTGGCCGACGTGGCCGAGGCGGCGGCCCGCTACCTCGCCCCGGCGCAGGCGGTCACCGTGGTGCTGGGCGACGCCGAACGGATCGGGCCGCAGGTGGCGGCGCTGGCCCCGGTCACCACCGAGCCGGCACGACCGTGA